One Dunckerocampus dactyliophorus isolate RoL2022-P2 chromosome 6, RoL_Ddac_1.1, whole genome shotgun sequence genomic window, TATAACATTTCTGTATTGTACGCAAAACATGAGGACGACATGCAAAACCAACAGCAATCAGAGTGAAAAGCCAACTTCGGAGTTGCTTGTAAATCACTCGGCATAATGAGCATAACTCGGACTTCAATTGACCACAGAGACCACATTTGGGGGTTTACTCACTCACACATGACGgaccgaaacgtacaaaaatatacagtatgacgtTTTTGCAGATGTTTTTCAATGCGCTGATGCATCccaaaatatagaaaaaatgcCATAAAATCTATTAAAAATAGGATCAAGGAATCATTTAAAAGTAATTCAACAAGTAAAAATGCTACTGAATCATTGAAAATGTCATGAAATCAATAACtcagtcataaaaataaatatatataataaaaacaaaaatatataaaaatgccaggtaatattataaaaatgccactgaaatttaaaaaatgtttggaaatAATTGAAAATGCCAATAAATCACAGAAAAGGTCATTAAATAGAGAAATCGgtcattaaattaatatgctGGCTGTCAAAAGAAATAATTAATACATTGTTGAAATACAatggtttgtttgttgttgtatcAAACAAGATTCaaagcactacaacatcatgacataaaaataaaaattattattaaattatttaatttaatttaatttaattattatataacataaaataattaaataaacaaaaacaccataaaatatttttaaaatgacattcaatgaataaaaagacaaaaatatttaaaaaataaaaatattttcaaatgccAGTAACATAATGTAAAACATCATGAAATATGGAAATCAGTAATGAAATGAATATAATGGTTGCGGAAGAATTTATAACTAAAAGTGATCAAATGTAATTATTGAAGGTTATGCTTtttattaattgcatttttaattatttaatccCACACAAACAAAACTGCATCCATTCTACTAAATTTGCCTTTCACCACAGCAGTTCctttgaaagaaagaaagagtgGGACAGAAGTCTTCTCTTGGTTGGAGGAGCACTTTCACAGTTTTGTCCAATGGTCTTTCTTAATTTAGCCAACCATGGGGGCAGGAGGAAGGCACCCCCCAGCCCCCATCTCTGTGCTGACAGGGAGGAGGGGCCAGCGAGGGTCCCTGTCTACAGTTTCATTATTACCTGCACAGCCCCTGCAGCACTCACCACACTTGTGTGTCTGTATGAGGACAGAGAGGACTACTGCAGACAAGCTCTTTTTTTGGCAAACTGTTGGATTTTCGTCCGCTACGGCTGACCTGCGACTAAATTTCAGGTCAAGAAAGCAGCGGACATGGAAGCTTGTCTGCAAAGTTCACAATGGGGATTGCTCCTGTTTGCTCTTAGCGTCTGTTTCGCCTCAGTCAGAACTGACCCATTCAGCCAAGCTCACCTCTACCAGTACAAGCCCGGACCTAATGAGGACAATATCATCATCGCCAACAATGGGATAAGGGTCCCATTAGGGAAATCTGTGTTTTTGGACCCCGTGCATGACCTAGTGACAGAAGTAGCACCAGGAGACCGCTGCCACATCACAGTCCTAGACAATGACCCCCTATCGCAGAGACCGGGGATGCTGACCCCCAAGAAGTTCTCTTGTTCTTTCGCACCAGATGAAGTGAAATATACTCATTTTGGATCCCGGAGCCCCAGCAAGGATCGTGTGAAGTTGCAGCTGCGTTATGACTCACACACGGACACCGTCATCATCCCGTTCATGCTGGAGGTGGAGGTGGTTTTCCAGCAGTTGGAGATCCTCACCAGGAATATGCCCATCAATGTGGAAAAGCTGAACGGCGACAGCAACCCCATTGACAAGAAGGCTTTGGAGTTTTCCTACGAAGACGATGTCACGCAGTGTAAGATCACCACATTGGTCGGCGCTGGAGGTCTTCCCAGGTATGGCACTCTTATCAATAACCCCACCAGTGGCCAAATGGTTGACTGTGATGAGTTTGTGAAGCGTGGCATTCGCTACAAGCACACAGCTAAAACCAATTCACCAAATAGAGACTATATTCCAATGATAGTTGAGCTGCAGGATAATGAGGGCAACATTATCATGCAAGAACATTTCCAAATGATGGTTAGAATCAGAGAAGGTGCAGAGAACACAGCTCCTAAACCAAGCTTTGTgtccatgatgatgatggaggtGGATCAGTTTGTGATGACCGCGATTACCAGTGACATGTTGGCCGCAGAAGATGTTGAGTCCGATTCAGAGGATTTAATATTTAACATCACGTCACCGCTGAGCCCTCAGCAGGGCTACATTATCAGCACCGATGACCAGAACATGCCAATCACCTCCTTCTATCAAAAGGACATAAAAGATCTCAAAATAGCCTACAAGCCACCTTCAGCGGACTCTGAAGTGGAGAGGATTTTCCAGCTCGAGTTTGAAATCATTGACACCGATGGCGCCGTGTCCGACCCCTTTGCTTTCATGATAGTGGTGAAGCCCATGAACACCATGGCTCCTGTGGCGACCAAAAACACGGGACAGCTCTTGTTTGAGGGGCAGTCTAGAGCACTCTCCAGCTCGCAGAACTTAGAGATCAGCGATGAAGATAACCTGGAAGATGTGACGATCACTGTCATTGATGGACTGAAGCACGGACAGCTGAGCATGCTGGGGGACCGCAGAAAATTCTTCACACCTGCTGACCTAGACGCTGGCATTGTTGTGTACCAGCATGACGGGAGCGACACCTATAGCGACAATATTATTTTCCGAATGACAGACGGCAGGAATGAAGTAGAATTCCTGTTTCCCATCACGATCGTCCCCACTGATGACGAGCCACCCATAATTAACGCCAACACCGGGCTAGTGCTCTTCAAGAACGAAGTCATGCAGATATCACCGTTCATTCTGAGCGCAACTGATATCGATTCAGAAGACTCCACCATTAAGTTCATCTTAGAGGCTCCTTACTCTACTCTGGGGGAGTTCCTGCTAAGACAAGTGGAACCTCCCTCTGATCCTTCTCTCTGGAAGTTCAGTGAGACAGATGAGATGTTTGAACAGGTGGTAACTGAATGGTTTCAACAAGATATCCTTGACGGGAAGCTATTCTATCGCCACATCGGAAGCCACAGTACCACCACTGTAATCGATCAGTATGTGTTTCGAGTCCAAGATGATAACGACCCGCCAAATCAATCAGGCGAACAGTTGTTCACCATCAAAATCCACCCTGTTGACGACTTAGCTCCGGAGCTCTCCCCTGGCACTACCCTTCACATGACGGTCAAGGAATATGAGCTGACATACTTcacaaagtcatttttatgctacaCTGATCTTGACTCAGACGACAGGGACCTTAAGTACACCATCACTAAGCCTCCAACCGACACCGATGAGAACAACCCATCGCCCTTGGGTGAAATTGTGCTGACCGACAACCCTGACATCGTGATTACAGAGTTCACACAGGCACAGGTCAATCACCATAAAGTTGCTTACAGGCCTCCCGACCAGGAGCTGGGCATCACTCCCAAAGTGGCTCAGTTCACTTTTATGGTGGAGGACACTTCCGGTAACACAGTAGATGGACTGTTCACCATTTTCCTGCAGCCGGTTGACAACAAACCCCCAGTTATTACAAACACAGGGATAACTCTTCGGGAGAGAAGTTCATATGTGATCACCAGGAAAGATCTGCACGCCACAGATACTGACACAGATGATGAAAGCATTGTTTTCACTGTAACCCAGATTCCCAAATATGGATATCTGCAGTACTTAGGCATCGACATGTCAAACGGTGAAACATTTGTGCTCGAAGACATTGCAAATGGACGAATAGCTTACATCCACGGAGGTGAGGAATCGCTCAACGATGCCATCAAGCTTGACGTAAGTGACGGTTTCCATGAGGTGCCCATCACTATTAAAATCAGCGTGGACCCCGTGGATGACGAATCCCCCACCATTATGCTTCCAGAGGGCCTGCTCGGCGCGTCAATCGATGTGCTGGAGAACGGAGCCACGGAAATTACAAGCAATGTAATTCAGGGACAAGATGAAGACACGGATGACCTCATGCTCATGTTCATAGTGGAGGAGCCCCCCAGGCTTGGCGAAATCCTAGTGAACGGAGCAGCCGCTGAGAAGTTTACCCAGGCAGACATAATCAATGGAGCGGTGGTGTATGTTCACACATCCGGTGAAATTGGACCGGTCAAACAACACGACTCCTTCAACCTCACTCTGTCTGATTTGTCTGATCAGTGGGTGGTTGGTGGCAACAAGGTCCAAGGTGTGACGGTCCATGTAACCATCCTTCCTGTTGATAGCATTCCACCTATCGTTAGTGTCGGGGGGCAGTTTGTTGTGGTAGAAGGCGAGAAGAATGTTATCACTCTAGACCAAATCCAAGCAGAAGATATCGACACAAACAGTGAAGACATCCTGTGCACTATCATTGTCCAACCCTCGTCCGGCTATGTGGAGAACATTTCCCCCGCTCCTGGCTCTGAGAAATCAAGAGCAGGGACAGCCATCACTGCCTTTAACATTAAAGATGTGGCAATTGGACATATATACTATGTCCAAAGCATCCATAAAGGTGTGGAACCTGTGGAGGATCGCTTCACCTTCCGCTGCTCAGATGGTATTAATTTCTCTGAACGACATTTCTTCCCCATTGTGATCATTCCATCCAACGATGAGAAGCCTGAAATTTTCATCCGAGAATTTATAGTAATGGAGGGAATGAGCCTGGTCATTGACACACCAATCCTAAACGCAGCCGATGCCGACATCCCTGATGACGAATTGCACTTTGAGATCATCACAAACCCCAAGCACGGCGCCATAGTTCAGCAACTCAGCACCGGCACACTCCCAGTGGACAGATTTGACTTGGAACAGATCAAAGAGGCATCAAACATCGTCTATGAACACGATGACTCGGAAAccacagaggacagctttgtaataAGGCTCACAGATGGGAAAcacaaggtggaaaaaaaaatcttaatcaTGGTCATTCCCGTTGACGACGAGACACCAAGAATGGCCATAAATGACGGCCTTGAGGTTGAGATCGGTGAGACTAAAGTCATCAGCAACAGGGTCTTGAAGGCCACTGATCTTGACTCTGAAGATAGCACGTTAGTTTATATTGTTCGCTACGGTCCGGGCCAAGGCTACCTTCAGCGCATCAGCAAGTTTGGCGATGTTATCGGGAACATTACTGTGGGAATGAATTTCACGCAGGCCGAAATCGACAAACAGCTCATCCAGTATGTGCACACTGGCCAGGAGGGAATCCGCGACCTTCTAAAGTTTGATGTCACGGATGGCATCAATGCCCTGATTGACCGTTACTTCTACATCAACATCGGAAGCATTGACATGGTCTTCCCGGAGGTCATCAACAAAGGCGTGACTCTCAAGGAAGGAGGGAGAGTAACCCTGACCACCGACCTTCTCAGCACCACTGACATCAACAGCCCTGATGAATTCCTCAGCTTTAGCATCACGCGGGCCCCAAGCAGAGGCCATCTGGAGTGCACGGACTATCCTGGTGTTCCCATTTCCACCTTCACCCAATTGCAGCTTGCTGGCAACAAGATCTACTACATCCACACGTCGGATGATGAAATGAAGATGGACAGCTTTGAGTTTGAGGTGACGGATGGCTACAACCCCGTCTTTCGCACATTCAGAGTGTCCATCACTGATGTTGACAATAAGAAGCCGGTCTTGACCATAAGCAATCTGCTGGTGGAGGAGGGCGAAACCAAGCTCATCACGCCATTTGAGCTAACAGCAGAGGACCGCGACACGCAAGACAATCTCTTGCGCTTCATTGTGACGCAGGTCCCGGTTCATGGGCAGCTGCTCTTCAACAACTCTCAGCCTGTCACCACTTTCACCAAGCAGGACCTGAACGAGAACCTGATCACCTACAAGCACGATGGCACCGAGACCAGCGAAGACAGCTTCTCCTTCACCATCACGGATGGCACTCACACAGACTTTTATGTCTTCCCCGACACCGTATATGAGACACGCAAACCCCAGATGATGACCATTCACATCAACACAGTGGACAACGGCGTGCCACAGATCGTGGTCAACAAGGCCGCTGCCTCACTCAAGGTCCTCCCCACGGGACACTTGGGCTTCCTGATCACCAGCAAGGCCCTGCGATCGGA contains:
- the frem3 gene encoding FRAS1-related extracellular matrix protein 3, which gives rise to MEACLQSSQWGLLLFALSVCFASVRTDPFSQAHLYQYKPGPNEDNIIIANNGIRVPLGKSVFLDPVHDLVTEVAPGDRCHITVLDNDPLSQRPGMLTPKKFSCSFAPDEVKYTHFGSRSPSKDRVKLQLRYDSHTDTVIIPFMLEVEVVFQQLEILTRNMPINVEKLNGDSNPIDKKALEFSYEDDVTQCKITTLVGAGGLPRYGTLINNPTSGQMVDCDEFVKRGIRYKHTAKTNSPNRDYIPMIVELQDNEGNIIMQEHFQMMVRIREGAENTAPKPSFVSMMMMEVDQFVMTAITSDMLAAEDVESDSEDLIFNITSPLSPQQGYIISTDDQNMPITSFYQKDIKDLKIAYKPPSADSEVERIFQLEFEIIDTDGAVSDPFAFMIVVKPMNTMAPVATKNTGQLLFEGQSRALSSSQNLEISDEDNLEDVTITVIDGLKHGQLSMLGDRRKFFTPADLDAGIVVYQHDGSDTYSDNIIFRMTDGRNEVEFLFPITIVPTDDEPPIINANTGLVLFKNEVMQISPFILSATDIDSEDSTIKFILEAPYSTLGEFLLRQVEPPSDPSLWKFSETDEMFEQVVTEWFQQDILDGKLFYRHIGSHSTTTVIDQYVFRVQDDNDPPNQSGEQLFTIKIHPVDDLAPELSPGTTLHMTVKEYELTYFTKSFLCYTDLDSDDRDLKYTITKPPTDTDENNPSPLGEIVLTDNPDIVITEFTQAQVNHHKVAYRPPDQELGITPKVAQFTFMVEDTSGNTVDGLFTIFLQPVDNKPPVITNTGITLRERSSYVITRKDLHATDTDTDDESIVFTVTQIPKYGYLQYLGIDMSNGETFVLEDIANGRIAYIHGGEESLNDAIKLDVSDGFHEVPITIKISVDPVDDESPTIMLPEGLLGASIDVLENGATEITSNVIQGQDEDTDDLMLMFIVEEPPRLGEILVNGAAAEKFTQADIINGAVVYVHTSGEIGPVKQHDSFNLTLSDLSDQWVVGGNKVQGVTVHVTILPVDSIPPIVSVGGQFVVVEGEKNVITLDQIQAEDIDTNSEDILCTIIVQPSSGYVENISPAPGSEKSRAGTAITAFNIKDVAIGHIYYVQSIHKGVEPVEDRFTFRCSDGINFSERHFFPIVIIPSNDEKPEIFIREFIVMEGMSLVIDTPILNAADADIPDDELHFEIITNPKHGAIVQQLSTGTLPVDRFDLEQIKEASNIVYEHDDSETTEDSFVIRLTDGKHKVEKKILIMVIPVDDETPRMAINDGLEVEIGETKVISNRVLKATDLDSEDSTLVYIVRYGPGQGYLQRISKFGDVIGNITVGMNFTQAEIDKQLIQYVHTGQEGIRDLLKFDVTDGINALIDRYFYINIGSIDMVFPEVINKGVTLKEGGRVTLTTDLLSTTDINSPDEFLSFSITRAPSRGHLECTDYPGVPISTFTQLQLAGNKIYYIHTSDDEMKMDSFEFEVTDGYNPVFRTFRVSITDVDNKKPVLTISNLLVEEGETKLITPFELTAEDRDTQDNLLRFIVTQVPVHGQLLFNNSQPVTTFTKQDLNENLITYKHDGTETSEDSFSFTITDGTHTDFYVFPDTVYETRKPQMMTIHINTVDNGVPQIVVNKAAASLKVLPTGHLGFLITSKALRSEDRDSHQTVLKYVVSEAPQHGFIVNLAKGNDSIKSFTQADINDMKICYVLLDGSNATSDIFYFTIEDNGGNKLKPQPFRLNWSWISLEREYYLVDEDAKFLEVTLKRRGYLGETSFVSIATKDGTAEKDKDFRGKSQKQVQFNPGQTTATWKVKIFTDQEFETSETFEIKLSDPVMAVLEFPDAATVEIVDPGDESTVFIPQAEFKIEEDVGELLVPVRRSGDASQELMVVCYTQQATATGTIPTSVLSYSDYITRPEDHTSVLRFYKDEREKLCRVIIIDDSLYEEEESFNVTLSMPMGGRVGANFPTAKVTILTDSDDEPSLYFGEPEYTADESSGYVEVKVWRTGTDLSKTATVTVRSRKSEPVSAEAGLDYVGISRNLDFAPGVTMQTFRVTILDDLGQPELEGPETFDLVLRMPMNAVLGEPSKTTITINDTTTDVSKFQFKEGSYKVDEADGEVKAIVYRSGDISLKSTVRCYTRQGSAQVMMDYSERPNTDASIITFLPGETEKPCVVKLEDDSVHEEDEEFRLVLGTPKSKSPYGASVGEQKEALIKVTDEKDKPIIRFSEIKYSVREPQVKGDMTIVKIPILRVGDTSKVSVVRVHTKDGSATSGEDYNPLSEDVEFNEGDKEHFVEIEILYDGQREMREAFTVHMKPDDNMVAEIQMNKAIVYIEEMDSVADVTFPAVPHVVSLLMYDDTAKTKDNPNPANGYPVVCVTACNPKYNDFDKTGSICSAENINDTLTQYRWLVSAPTGSDGVTSPMREVDTNTFFTNTKSVTLDSIYFQAGSRVQCAARAFNANGDAGLELSSPIVVVSKEEGMCQPRVQGTVGAEPFSAKIRYTGPDDPDFPNLIKLTVNMPHMDGMLPVISTRPLSNFELTLSPDGTRVGNHRCSNLLDFNEIQTGHGFITDATKNPEIIGETSPYQYSTVMRSSNSLRFYRNLNLEACLWEFTSYYDMSELLNDCGGSIGTDGQVLNLVQSYVTLRVPLFVSYVFHSPVAVGGWQHFDLQSELKLTFVYDTAILWQEGIGSPPESELQGAMYPTSMRINEEGRLVVNFKTEARYRGQFVMSHPGTSVSSMVICADHPGLTFTLSLVRTEPTHNQPMQQWSFISDFAVRDYSGTYTVKLVPCIASPNGEFSIPPVCHPREPLTFDMDIRFQQVSDPVAAEFSLNTQMFLLSKKELWLSDGSMGFGEGTDTAFSEGSVIYGRVMVDPVQNLGDSFSCSIEKVFLCTGADGYVPKYNPTNKEYGCLADSPSLLYRFKILDKAQPETQATAFGDVAFKATLAQDTAGALSLVKQPGSDGFTLSSSPLFQVAAGREWFIHTIYMVRSRENANRGKRSVGFLHHSISSVAHPKTSELGPLRHRRAAPSFSSPAVAQDIGAGNNRGTNIQHIALDRADRVVVSQRQPWSPSFDRTPQLERPMLGSSSALDSSTLPMIVGLAGLILLACFIATVVVLLLRRKKKEKSPPYASSSSSAYNGYSQGSSRMWGGTDSSEV